One Candidatus Devosia phytovorans genomic window carries:
- the iolB gene encoding 5-deoxy-glucuronate isomerase: MSKSPLLVKPTSKTGLVHDVTPASAGWKHVGFALHRLALGEVAGGEAGSQELCLVLVSGKARISVDGHDFGEIGERMSPFEGAPYAVYVPKGSEWAADATTALELAVCAAPGGGDYKPHVIAPGTHPRLSRGKGANVRHVYNIMPEDDGAAHSLLVVEVITPQGNTSSYPPHKHDQDNLPNESFLEETYYHRLNPPQGFAFQRVYTDDRSLDEAMAVEDGDVTLVPRGYHPVATTAGYDLYYLNVMAGPKRVWKFHNAAEHEWLLK, translated from the coding sequence ATGAGCAAATCCCCCCTGTTGGTGAAACCGACGAGCAAGACGGGCCTCGTCCATGATGTGACGCCCGCCTCTGCGGGTTGGAAACATGTCGGCTTTGCGCTGCACAGGCTGGCTCTCGGTGAAGTCGCGGGCGGAGAGGCGGGAAGCCAGGAACTGTGCCTGGTGCTGGTAAGCGGCAAGGCGCGGATTTCCGTCGACGGCCACGATTTTGGCGAGATCGGCGAGCGCATGAGCCCGTTCGAGGGCGCGCCGTATGCGGTCTACGTCCCCAAAGGCAGCGAATGGGCGGCCGATGCGACCACGGCGCTGGAACTGGCGGTCTGCGCGGCGCCGGGTGGCGGCGACTACAAGCCGCATGTAATTGCGCCCGGGACGCATCCGCGCCTGTCGCGCGGCAAGGGCGCCAATGTGCGCCATGTCTACAATATCATGCCCGAGGATGACGGCGCGGCGCATTCGCTGCTGGTGGTGGAAGTGATCACCCCGCAGGGCAATACGTCGTCCTATCCGCCGCACAAGCATGATCAGGACAACCTGCCCAACGAGAGCTTTCTCGAGGAGACCTACTACCACCGCCTGAACCCGCCGCAGGGCTTTGCCTTCCAGCGCGTCTATACCGACGACCGGTCCCTGGACGAAGCCATGGCGGTGGAGGATGGCGACGTGACGCTGGTGCCCAGGGGCTATCACCCGGTGGCGACGACGGCAGGCTATGACCTCTATTATCTCAACGTCATGGCCGGCCCCAAGCGCGTGTGGAAATTCCACAACGCAGCCGAGCATGAGTGGCTGTTGAAATAG
- a CDS encoding sugar ABC transporter ATP-binding protein — translation MVSPQTMRAVRESGAVPNAPYLLEISNARKEFPGVVALDDVSLQLKRGTVHALMGENGAGKSTLMKIIAGIYTPDSGTVTLRGQDIRLKSPLDALENGIAMIHQELNLMPWMTVAENIWIRREPLNRLGFVNHGQLNRQTEELFQKLNIDIDPEVQVSTLSVASRQMVEIAKAVSYESDVLIMDEPTSALTETEVAHLFRIIRDLRAQGKGIVYITHKMSELFDIADEVSVFRDGRYIGTHASTDVTRDEIIRMMVGREITQMFPKEDVPIGDVVLSVKDLTLNGVFSDISFDVRAGEILGIAGLVGSGRSNVAETLFGVTPASSGSITLFGKQLAVTNPQVAISNGMAFLTEDRKDTGCFLSLDIQENMQMAVFKGGNLRSGFVRQGALDNACEEMASKLRVKTPNLSERVENLSGGNQQKVLIGRWLLTNPKVLILDEPTRGIDVGAKAEIHKLVTQLARQGVAVIMISSELPEVLGMSDRIMVMHHGRATGFLDRAEADQVKIMDLAAR, via the coding sequence ATGGTAAGCCCGCAGACAATGCGTGCGGTCCGCGAAAGCGGCGCCGTGCCCAACGCGCCCTATCTTCTTGAAATCAGCAACGCCCGCAAGGAATTTCCCGGCGTGGTTGCCCTGGACGACGTCTCGCTCCAGCTCAAGCGCGGCACCGTGCACGCGCTGATGGGCGAGAATGGCGCCGGCAAGTCGACGCTGATGAAGATCATTGCCGGCATCTATACGCCTGATAGCGGCACGGTGACGCTGCGCGGCCAGGACATCCGGCTGAAGTCGCCGCTCGACGCGCTCGAAAACGGCATTGCCATGATCCATCAGGAACTCAACCTGATGCCCTGGATGACCGTTGCCGAAAACATCTGGATTCGTCGCGAGCCGCTTAACCGCCTGGGCTTCGTCAATCATGGCCAGCTCAACCGGCAGACCGAAGAACTTTTCCAGAAGCTCAATATCGACATCGATCCCGAAGTGCAGGTTTCGACGCTTTCCGTCGCCAGCCGGCAGATGGTCGAGATTGCCAAAGCGGTGTCCTATGAGAGCGATGTGCTCATCATGGACGAGCCGACCTCCGCCCTCACCGAAACCGAAGTCGCCCATCTCTTCCGCATCATCCGTGACCTGCGCGCCCAGGGCAAAGGCATTGTCTACATCACGCACAAGATGAGCGAGCTGTTCGACATCGCCGACGAAGTCTCTGTCTTTCGCGACGGCCGCTATATCGGCACCCATGCTTCGACCGACGTGACCCGCGACGAGATCATCCGCATGATGGTCGGGCGCGAAATCACCCAGATGTTCCCCAAGGAAGACGTGCCGATCGGCGATGTTGTCCTGTCGGTCAAGGACCTCACCCTCAACGGCGTCTTCTCCGACATTTCCTTCGACGTCCGCGCCGGCGAAATTCTCGGCATCGCCGGCCTCGTCGGCTCCGGTCGTTCCAATGTCGCCGAAACCCTTTTTGGCGTCACGCCGGCATCCTCCGGCAGCATAACTCTCTTCGGCAAGCAACTCGCCGTCACCAATCCACAGGTGGCGATCAGCAACGGCATGGCCTTTCTTACTGAAGACCGGAAGGACACAGGCTGCTTCCTTTCGCTGGATATCCAGGAAAACATGCAGATGGCCGTGTTCAAGGGCGGCAACCTGCGCTCGGGCTTCGTTCGCCAGGGTGCGCTCGACAACGCCTGCGAGGAAATGGCTTCCAAGTTGCGCGTCAAGACGCCGAACCTGTCAGAGCGGGTGGAGAACCTCTCGGGCGGCAACCAGCAGAAGGTTCTCATCGGCCGCTGGCTGCTGACCAATCCGAAGGTGCTCATTCTCGACGAGCCGACCCGCGGCATCGACGTGGGCGCCAAGGCGGAAATCCACAAGCTGGTGACCCAGCTCGCCCGACAGGGCGTGGCGGTGATCATGATTTCCTCGGAACTGCCCGAAGTACTCGGGATGAGCGACCGCATCATGGTCATGCACCACGGCCGCGCCACCGGTTTCCTCGATCGCGCCGAGGCCGATCAGGTCAAGATCATGGACCTGGCCGCGCGATGA
- a CDS encoding sugar ABC transporter substrate-binding protein, which produces MNKIALAALATTMLSTGFAGAAHAETIGVSMAAFDDNFLTVLRNGMGDYAATLDGVELQVEDAQNDVSKQMSQIQNFIASGVDAIVVNAVDTDATAPMSQLAADAGIPLVYVNRQPVNLDSLPEKQAFVASNEVDSGTLETKEVCRLLTEAGKTEANIVVLMGELSNQAARQRTQDVHDVIATPECSFIKIVEEQTGNWSRQQGADLVTNWLSAGLAFDAVVANNDEMAIGAIQALKSSGMAMDQVIVAGVDATADALAAMEAGDLDVTVFQNAAGQGQGALDAALALSRGETVEREVWVPFELVTPANLADYQGSN; this is translated from the coding sequence ATGAACAAGATCGCGCTGGCCGCTTTGGCCACCACCATGCTTTCGACCGGCTTTGCCGGCGCTGCCCATGCCGAAACCATCGGCGTATCCATGGCTGCCTTTGACGACAATTTCCTCACCGTGCTGCGCAATGGCATGGGCGACTATGCTGCTACGCTCGATGGCGTCGAGCTGCAGGTGGAAGACGCCCAGAACGACGTTTCCAAGCAGATGAGCCAGATCCAGAATTTCATCGCTTCGGGCGTCGATGCCATCGTCGTCAATGCGGTGGATACCGATGCGACAGCCCCCATGTCCCAGCTTGCCGCCGATGCCGGCATTCCGCTGGTCTACGTCAATCGCCAGCCGGTCAACCTCGACTCTCTGCCGGAAAAGCAGGCTTTCGTTGCATCCAACGAAGTGGACTCCGGCACTCTCGAGACCAAGGAAGTCTGCCGCCTGCTGACCGAAGCCGGCAAGACCGAAGCCAATATCGTCGTGCTGATGGGCGAATTGTCCAACCAGGCAGCCCGCCAGCGCACCCAGGACGTGCATGACGTGATCGCCACGCCCGAATGCTCCTTCATCAAGATCGTCGAAGAGCAGACGGGGAACTGGTCCCGCCAGCAGGGCGCCGACCTCGTGACCAACTGGCTCTCGGCAGGCCTCGCCTTTGACGCCGTCGTTGCAAACAATGACGAAATGGCCATCGGTGCCATCCAGGCCCTCAAGTCTTCCGGGATGGCGATGGACCAGGTCATTGTCGCCGGTGTCGATGCCACTGCCGACGCGCTGGCAGCCATGGAGGCCGGCGACCTCGATGTCACCGTGTTCCAGAACGCTGCCGGTCAGGGGCAGGGCGCGCTCGACGCCGCTCTTGCGCTTTCGCGTGGCGAGACCGTCGAACGCGAAGTCTGGGTTCCCTTCGAACTGGTGACCCCGGCCAACCTTGCCGACTACCAGGGCAGCAACTAG
- a CDS encoding ABC transporter permease has translation MTTTSDSLAPPRVRRRKLPTELSILLVLAGIALTFEALGWIFVGQSFLMNQQRLTIMILQVSVVGIIAVGVTQVIITGGIDLSSGSVVGMTAMIAASFAQSADWARPVYPALVGLPVIIPIVIGLAIGILAGIVNGSLISYTKIPPFIATLGMMVSARGVAKWYTKGQPVSGLTPDFTVIGYSIWPVVIFLGVALIFHIALRYTRYGKFTYAIGANAQAARVSGINIEKHLIKVYAIAGMLAGLAGLVTAARAQTAQAGMGVMYELDAIAAAVIGGTSLSGGKGRITGTVIGTVILGTMTSGFTFLRIDAYYQEIIKGMIIVAAVVADQYRQNKRKKV, from the coding sequence ATGACAACCACTTCCGATAGCCTCGCACCCCCGCGTGTGCGCCGGCGTAAACTGCCGACCGAACTGTCCATCCTGCTGGTGCTTGCCGGTATCGCCCTGACCTTTGAGGCGTTGGGCTGGATCTTCGTCGGCCAGTCCTTCCTGATGAACCAGCAGCGTCTGACCATCATGATCCTGCAGGTGTCGGTTGTCGGCATCATCGCTGTTGGCGTGACCCAGGTCATCATCACCGGCGGCATCGACCTAAGCTCGGGCTCGGTGGTTGGCATGACCGCCATGATCGCCGCCAGCTTTGCGCAGAGCGCCGACTGGGCCCGCCCGGTGTATCCTGCTCTCGTCGGCCTGCCGGTCATCATCCCGATCGTTATCGGCCTTGCCATCGGCATTCTCGCCGGCATCGTCAACGGTTCGCTGATTTCCTATACCAAAATTCCCCCCTTCATCGCCACGCTTGGCATGATGGTCTCGGCCCGCGGCGTCGCCAAATGGTACACCAAAGGCCAGCCGGTTTCCGGCCTGACCCCGGACTTCACTGTCATCGGCTATTCCATCTGGCCCGTAGTGATTTTCCTCGGCGTCGCGCTGATCTTCCACATCGCCCTGCGCTACACCCGCTACGGCAAGTTTACCTATGCCATCGGCGCCAACGCGCAGGCAGCCCGCGTTTCGGGCATCAACATCGAAAAGCACCTGATCAAGGTCTATGCCATCGCCGGCATGCTGGCGGGTCTCGCCGGTCTCGTCACCGCGGCCCGCGCCCAGACCGCCCAGGCCGGCATGGGTGTGATGTATGAACTCGACGCCATCGCCGCAGCGGTCATCGGCGGTACTTCGCTCTCGGGTGGCAAGGGGCGCATTACCGGCACAGTCATCGGCACGGTGATCCTGGGCACCATGACCTCGGGCTTCACCTTCCTGCGCATCGATGCCTACTATCAGGAAATCATCAAAGGCATGATCATTGTCGCCGCCGTGGTGGCCGACCAGTATCGCCAGAACAAGCGCAAGAAGGTCTGA
- the iolG gene encoding inositol 2-dehydrogenase: MTVRFGLLGAGRIGKVHAKAITSSAKAQLVAVADAFEKAATDLATQYGAEVRTIDAILKATDIDAVVICTPTDTHADLIEQFSKAGKAIFCEKPIDLDVERVKACLKVVDAEGATLMVGFNRRFDPHFMAVHDVIARGEIGTVEMVTIVSRDPGAPPVDYIKRSGGIFRDMTIHDFDMARFLLGEEIETVSAQASVLVDKAIGEAGDYDSVSVMLSTASGKHATISNSRRATYGYDQRIEVHGSKGAVSAENQRPVSIEVANATGYTRPPLHDFFMTRYTEAYAHEISAFIDSVESKSPASPSGLDGLIALALADAALKSVKEGRAVKVSEVTGALADKTVFQGR, from the coding sequence ATGACTGTTCGTTTCGGCCTGCTCGGCGCCGGCCGCATCGGCAAGGTGCATGCAAAGGCCATCACTTCCAGTGCCAAGGCCCAACTCGTTGCCGTGGCCGATGCTTTCGAGAAAGCAGCCACTGATCTCGCCACTCAATATGGTGCCGAAGTGCGGACCATCGACGCCATCCTCAAGGCCACTGACATCGACGCCGTGGTCATCTGCACGCCCACCGACACCCATGCCGACCTGATCGAGCAGTTTTCCAAGGCCGGCAAGGCAATCTTTTGCGAAAAGCCGATCGATCTCGACGTCGAGCGCGTAAAAGCCTGCCTCAAGGTCGTCGATGCCGAAGGCGCGACGCTCATGGTCGGCTTCAACCGCCGCTTCGATCCCCATTTCATGGCCGTGCACGATGTGATCGCCAGGGGTGAGATCGGCACCGTGGAAATGGTCACCATCGTCTCGCGCGATCCTGGCGCCCCGCCGGTCGACTATATCAAGCGCTCGGGCGGCATTTTCCGCGACATGACCATCCACGATTTCGACATGGCCCGGTTCCTCCTCGGCGAGGAAATCGAAACCGTCTCTGCCCAGGCCTCGGTCCTCGTCGACAAGGCCATCGGCGAAGCGGGCGACTATGACTCGGTGTCCGTCATGCTCTCCACCGCCTCGGGCAAGCATGCCACCATCTCCAACTCGCGCCGCGCCACCTATGGCTACGACCAACGTATTGAAGTGCATGGCAGCAAGGGCGCCGTCTCGGCCGAAAACCAGCGCCCGGTTTCCATCGAAGTTGCCAATGCCACCGGCTACACCCGCCCGCCGCTGCACGACTTTTTCATGACCCGCTACACCGAGGCCTATGCCCACGAAATCAGTGCCTTCATCGATTCTGTTGAATCGAAATCTCCGGCATCGCCCAGCGGCCTCGACGGCCTCATCGCCCTTGCGCTGGCCGATGCCGCGCTGAAGTCGGTCAAGGAGGGAAGGGCGGTCAAGGTCAGCGAAGTCACCGGCGCATTGGCCGACAAGACCGTGTTCCAGGGTCGCTGA